The genomic stretch CGCAAAGTACGCCCCGCTGGACAGGGACAAAGACATTTGCCCTGCCAACTCAAACAGGAAGCCGGCTGAGCTAAAAGCGCTGGGTGAAATCCTGAGCCCATTTAAGTTAATGGGAGTCTGGCTACCAATTTAAATGGACTCAGGCCTTTACTGCTTAACTCATGCTCATGcacatttttcattcatattCCCTCACTTAATGCTGTTTCCAGCTTCCATGCCTTTTATTAGGAACAAGCACGCAAAGCTAAGAGCTATCACAGATGAATTATACACATTACTGTGACCCTCAGAAACAGCAGGATAGTGAAGGGGCTAGGAGCAGCGCTGGGCTTCAAAAAATTGGCAAATCCAACCCAGGGCCCTGCCCCATCCTGACTCCAAGAGCGTAAGCATTCTTGAAAGGTAGGAGTAGCAAATATCCCTAGACAAGCCTCATCTTCCCAGAGGCACAATGTGGTCTTCAGCGTTTGTGATAGAGATCCACcattgattttttgtttgtttctttgttttttaacctCCAAGTATTTAGATGAATGATCTTGTGTGGAGATTACTCCTCCTGACCAGAGGCATGAGCTCAAAAGCCCAGGGGTGCCAATCTGTAGGATTCTTTGATGCAGTCCTGTTTGTCTGTAGACAACACACTAAGTCCTGAGAGCAGCAGGAAATCTAACAGCAAGAGGCAATACCTGTGCTCTCAGCCCTTCTTTCAGTGGTAAGCACTGCCTCTCCAAGCTTGTCTCAAGTGTTGCTTTCTGTCCTTATTAACTCTGAATCTTCCTCCTGTCCTCTTTCACAACTTCCACCTCCTACTGCTGCATCACACACAGGTGCCCAAACCATCtcagacaaaagcagcaaagcccccCACACAACCTGCATGTTCCCTCCACTGGACAGCACAGTGCATCTCTTTTCAAGCCCTGGTCATAGATGAACATAAATGTTTGTCAGAAGTGTTAAATTCTGGAACAATTCTAACCGAAGCACAGTGGTGGGAGGCAGattcctgctcttttccagcTTCTTTGCTGAGTCATTTTGATCTGACCACCATTGTCCAGGCAATAGGCTTTTTGGAAGCTATATTACCAGAGCTCACAGCCTGAACCCATGTTTGTTGCAGACTTATTTCCCTTTGTAACAATAGTCACAGCTAATTGTGTCTTTGAAGGAGATATGGGAAGAAGGGGTTGGAGCCTGATTTATGGTTTAGCCCGAGGAAAGGGAGGCttcagcccagctggcagctccaagaggcCCCACTCTGCCTTTCCAGACTGTTGCAGGACTACAGGGGCTCTACCAACACCATGCAGGCTGTGGGCCTCACTAACTGCAGCCCTTAGCTCTGCACGCTCCAAAGGAGCGAGTGAATCATTTGAGAATATCCCATTTATACCACTGCTCTGGCACAAAACAGGAGAGACTCACACTTGAAAAACACAGCCTCGGAAGTTGCAGCAGCGGTACTAGTACCTCCTGTTCAGCCCTTCTCCTGCGTAGATCTGAGAGCAATGCTAGCCTGGGGGGAGGGTCTGGCACCGGGGATGAGTCCTATTTCCCTCTATGGATAGGAGGTTTTTTTGCAAGATCCATGTGCAGCAGAGACAAGCTGAGAGAATTTTACTTCATATCAGAAATTGGTTTCTAGTTGCTTTTCTAGAGAAGGATCCCTACTGTCTATCTGTACATTTGCTGTAATGGAAAACACTACTTTCTTCAGTATTGCTCTGTGAGAGAATGCAGGTGAAGCTGAAGGAAAATCCCCCAGgtttcctctctgtgcctgaTTTCCTGGATGCTTTTAGGGATAGGTAGGTTTTGCTAATGAGACTTTCCATTATAAACTTTCCATCGCTTTGGAAAATATTAACTTTGCTGGGTAGATCAAACAGGCCCTGCAGTTATAGTTAGAATATCCTAAAGATTTAGTTCCCAGTAATAACAGGGCTAAACCACAGCACTGCCAGAGGCAAAAGCTatattatttgaaatgaaacttctcATAAATATCCAGCtatgaagtaattttatatCAGCTGCTCTTATATAAACTGGACAAGGCAAACTGTCCTATCCATCAGCATTAAGGCTGCCAAGAAAAATGACTCTATATTCATTGTCTGCAAGTTTcagacatctctctctctctattaGGCTTTTCCAGGAAACACTGTTGTATGCTCTTTTTAAGAACTTTGCTGGTGCATGTAACTAGTAGCACCACTAGTGTCATCTTTGGGCTTAAACCTACTCTTGTCTGCCTCCCATCACTGTCCCTCTGCTGAGAAATGAATGGACagatacacacaaacacacctaGCTCTCAGCAGCTACTGGCCAGAGCTAACATTACTTTTCAGTCTTTGTTAGGTTGAAGAGCCTCAAAACATTGGCAGAGCAAGAACCATGTTGGTTTGGGCGTgtggttgtttttggtttttttcttccagccccTCTCCAAATGCTTAGAGCATGTTTGTTGTGGGTCTGCAATAACGATCAGGCCAGTTTTCAAACATACTGCTGAAAGTTGCACCAAGGAGGGGTTGAGCATAGCAAGGAGCACACACGGGTATTGCTAGCCACTCTTATGCCATCCATCCGTTGGTGACATGGGTAAGTGGGTGCCACCCACAACCCTGGGACAGGCTGCGGACCCCAGGGCCCTACCTACATCTCCCACCCCTTCCTGCTCACTGCCATCAGGCCCCCCAGCCCATTGCCCTatttctgtcctgctgcttgTAGCTGGCAGCATGTGCAAGACATTGACTCCTGCGCTCTTcgtttttttgtctgtttttgtgtggcaaggtttgaTACGTCTTCCCCAAGCTCCCGTGTCTCTGAAGTTCTGCTGTACTGGATAGCACTACTGTGTCACTGTTGATGTAGACAGCAACTGCCTTTGACACACAAATTGTTTCACTCTGCATTAGACTGCAGCGTCTGCTGCAGTAAAACACGACACCTGAAAATACTGTGGTCTGTGTAAAACATGGGGATGCTTTTCCATGAGCTCTCTCTAAAATTAAGGCAGAAGGTGGACAAACCTTCATATCCCTTCCCTcaaagaggaaggagaatgTTGCTGGCTATTGCTTCTATATTGCACTTGTGATTAAAGTGTATAGAGAAAGGTTAAGTTGAGCAACTAAGATTTGCCAGCCTGGAAATGTGGGCAGGACACATGGGGGAAATGCCTTCGTGACAGGTCTCCTCACTATAACTCTCGCCTCTCAAAAGAACGGCTTCAGAGAAATGCTTGATTACCTACTGCTAACTCCCTAAATGTTTCCAGTATCAACTTCCTGTTATGGGACAGGAGGCTTGGGTGTTTCTGGGTAAAACTacaaagctttcagaaatttgGTCTACTTAAAGGATAGCAGAGACATGAAGCAGGCTTGAAAAGAACCCTTGAAATATCTGGCCCCTTGGAACGAAATACTAGCTTTTGAAAATGGATTTCCAGACTGATCTGTATGAAAAGGAACCAGTAAGCCTATATTAAATCAAACCCAAGTACTTGGTACTAGAACAGTGCTAGCAGGCCCTTCTTTTGTCTTTGCAAGTTAAAATTTGAATGCCTATAGTCACCTACAACGATGATGCTGAAATGTGAAACAGGAGAAATCTATAGTCAGCCACTGCTGGAGATAGGTCCAAGCTGAGTCACCAAAAGCCTAGCCAAAGCCTTATATGAAAACAGTCAACTTGCAGGCAGGAGAcagacattcttttttttttttttccatttttggtAATTACAtgtaaaatcttaaaaacaaacaacaaaaaccaaaataatgaTCCTCCATTTTaactttacaaagaaaataattaaaatatatgttattaaaatatgaaaaatttagAATTTAGTTATACAATTACAGACCCTTATAGTCTAACAGCCCCGCTGCATTTTGCATATTAGTGAACAATTGCTTTCTTAAAGCTCACAGCAGAATCATTTACTTGATGCTGGAGAATAAGTTAATTACGGATCTCCTGCCTTTGATTAATGGATTTAATAATCATGTTACAGTAGAATTAACTTATACTTCATGTGCTTACAGCACATGCACTAATGATGAGATTCATGAAAGCAATGTGTCAGCAAATAGGACTGGCACCAAAAAAGGCAATGTTTGGAGATCCCAGGACTGCCTGTGCCTGTATCGCTGCTGGTCAGCAGTTCTGTCAAGGAACTGCAAATTGTATCCAACCATTTTTGCCTCATCTGTCATTAATCTCTGCCATTTGCCACTTATTTCTACAAAcccaaatactgttttcaggtGAGCTGAGCACCTCAACTGAAGTTTGAGTCTGGatactggggtgggggggggaaataatcCTAGGAGATTGGTACAGTACCAGGTAATGCATATACTCAATAGGCACAGCCACCTGTAGTCTGCTATTGCTCAGTATAACAGActaaacattaattttctttaatgcttCTTTTGTGCATGTAATACAAGTATAAAGTTTCTTGGATGGAAACGCATTGAGTCAGCCAAGATTTACTCTCTCTAAAGGAACCTCAAGAATAAATACTTAATACGACCTAAGAGACAGAGCACTATAGTTTCCAAACTTGACCTCACCTGTGCAAGGAGATGAACCACTGCAggacagagaagacagaagcaACACTTCAAAGTTTGTGGTTTGCTGTTATTCCTCACAGGCtcctgtgtgtgtctgtgtaagAACCAGATCTGCAAGTCTGGCAGGAGCCAGATTCAGAAACCTTTACTTAAGTAAAGCTCACGTTgacacaaataaaaacagaatgaaGAGCTGAACCACGTTTTGTCTGAAAAAGCAGTACCTCAGGAATCACTAGCAATAGGATTTCACATTGCATCAGCCATGTACCTTATCTATTGCCATGCAAAGTAGAATAATGCAATACAAGTCAGGAGCTTAGCATAACACCGGGCCCCAAGAAGGCGGCAGGAAATGAATAGGAATACAATTTCCTTAACAATTCACTTACAGGAATTATTCTGCAAGATGTTGCCCCCATCCTGGTGGAAGATGCAGTCTGAGGGTACAGGAAGCGCTAGGCCATTTTGCCATGTCCCCTTACTGCCCGTCACCCAACTTGGATACTGCACCTTCCACGAGATGGTGTCAGAACTCCTTGCGCTGATCATGCCATATAGAAAAAGCCAGGGAAATTGCTGCATGGCTAGCACTACGGTGCCTGCTGAGATGGAGGGTACACTAATGCTGTTCAACCTGCCTGTTAAAGAAATTATTCACCAAAATGTTATTTCACAGCTGATGGTAGAAAGCTCCCCTCATGCACTGCAGCTGCGTACCTCCTCCCCTCATTGGAGGGGTTGCGGAGGCCTCCTCTGCACTGCTTGTCAGCTCTCCAGGCAGCACATGGGGGATGGTGTCTGAAAAGCAGACACTGTACTTTGGTGCCTGTCTTGCAGCTCCATCAGTGACATTAAACCACTGTGGCTTGTGTTTTGTTCTGGGAgatgtttagggttaggttaatTCAAGGTTTGGGttgaaaatcaacatttttccaCCAAAGCAAGCTTCAGGGACTAGAGACATACTGaaataatgcatattttattaCTGAACCAGATGGGACTATGCCTTTAGATGTGCTGCTTCAAACCCAGCTGTGCATCCCACTCTCTTTCCTTGTTCCCCCTTTATCCTCCTTGCTCTGACCCTGCCACACATACATCCAGTGTGTAGAGTTACAGAAGTGCTCTTCTCAGTTTGTCACAGCCAGCTTGCTAATGAAAGGGATTTTAGACAGCTAGCAGTTAATTTCTCCATGACATACCACAGTGCCTTaacctctccctgccccaatTTGTTCCAGGTGAGCTCAGGAATCAGTGGCTACATAACTTTCAGCTGTAGATCACCTGCCAAGGAGCAGCTGTTCCAATGAGACCACAGGCATACCCAGTTCTTAATTAGAGTCTGAACCCACCAAGAACTCAGATTACATTAGTCAGATAAATGCTTTCTAGGTTATTTATGATGGGTTTCCTCAGTGCTAGGACACAGGAGGTACTTCCTTGTATACTTCTGTTTTACAGCCCTCAAATCACATGTTTGCTGGAAGACAACAGGCAAAGCTCAGCCTTAACAGGGGTAGTGCTGgcctgcagcctctccctgcTTTGGCTCCACTTTGCATATATGGTTTTACCactataaacattttttttactttatgaGCCTAGCAAATCCTTGTCCTCTAGACACTCATCCCCAACAGCTGTAGGCACAAATAATAAAATCGACAGTGATGAGTAGACCCTATAATGCGAAACTAAATGTCCAATTAGAATTTGATGAGGAAGtgtgaaataaaacacattaaatgGAGTAAGAAGTTGGGACAAGAAATCAATTTCCCATTAAACTCATTGGTTAAGTTTTTTCTGACTCTCAATGTTAGAAGTATCAATTGTACATGTAACTTACTCCTTTACAGTCTGATTCTGTGTTCAAAGCAAAAACATGCATTACCATATGAATTAGCCCAGCTATCACACAGAAACAAGCAGTGTCCTGTAGGTCTTTCCAGGCTGGCTTTAAGAAGTACTCCACCAATGTAGACCAGAGGGAAATTGCATTATATACAGTTTGGGAGAAGGGAGTCATTTTGAAGCAGCCTGCTACTTCACTCAAAGCAAGAGGTAATCTCAATTGGTGCAGAAGATACGAAGCTGAATTTGGGAAAAGCCATGGAGATGTTTGGGATGGAAAGTAAACATACATCCCCAGAAGATTTGGCTTTGTGGACGTGACCAGAGGATGTAAGGCTGGTACGACAAACTGCATCCTTCACTGAGCTTACAtaagcagctaagcaccatgaaTATATAAAGAGTAGAAAAAGCCGCTAGCGGATCATTTCAGGACAAGTAGGCACAAGCatgatttctcttttatttcatcTTGTTAACAGTGTGTTGTACATAAGTCTTGAAAATGCGATGCATGTGGAGTTACTTTAAGCTAACAAACACACAAAGATGTTTCATTTGTAGGGAGTGGTGTTCCTTGACCCCTGCTATTAAGACATACTTGCAGGGTCTGTAAATCCATTATGCTTCATTTCTACCACCAACAGACAGTAAGATGCATCTCTGCTGAGCTGCACATGGTTTGAACAGTGGTAACGGCAGCCTATGGTCTATAGACAAGAAATCTTAGCAGTGCAAGGGAGAGGAGTTTTCTGGTATGAGATGATAGGATGATAGGGAGAATGCCTAAATCCTGAGATGTACAAAGAAAAGTGCAACATCTGGCAAGAAGTGACCCTGCAAACCCATCTCCCTGAACTGGCAGAAATTTATGCAcaaaaaaagtgggaaaagaaaCCAGAGTTACCTCCTAAATAACTAACAGTGTAAGTACATCTTaagaaatgaagacagaaaagtgctaggaaaagacaagtgatgcatcTAATACTTCAGCAAAACCTTCTTCTGGAGTGTCTGAAGATGCTGTGGTGGCTTGCTCATGTTTGTCTATGTTCTAAACCTTTTGCACTTTGTTCTTAGAGCCAAATGTGGACCACATTGTTTTGGGTTGCAAACCACAAACACCCAACACTGAAAAGAAGCTAAATGTAGAGAGAACAATGGGTTCTTTGAAGGGTCTAGGCACCTCTCATCTTAAATCCAAGAGTTTAAAGTCAATTCCAGCTGTCTTGGATTGTCCCTTGCTTGTAAAGAGCCTGTAAGTAAATTGTTAACTCAGAACCCCCTACCTGTGATCATTAATGGATGAAATTTGGTGTTAAACCTTGCTCCAGTCTCTAGAGCACTGGCTCAGCTCTAGGGTACTGATACCTTGGGTGCTACTTTGTACCCATGTTTATCTTTTTGTGACCGTCTTTTTCAACTGAtggggggggaacaaaaaagCTTATAGCAGTTAATGTCTTAATTTTACACTAATTTACCCTGTTCTCCTTTCTACAATAGCTGCAATATAATGTTGTTTCAGTAGAACAGTGCTTTGCAAATTTGGCTCAAGGAGACACTGAGCAAACAGCTTTTCAGAGAGCTTCAACTCAGCTGTCAGAAGGGGCAGTTTGGTTTCTGTGCAAGCAATACTCGCATTCCAAACTGCATTAGAGAAAAGCCGGTGGgtttgtatgcatttttattatcaGTTCCAGATTAGGAATCTGATGCTAATTTCTTCTTAAAGCCTATGTTTGCAGTAGAATTTACAttctaaaacaaaaagaggATTGTGATGTTTTTCTCTCACTAGCtcactctttcctttttttttctttttctttcccccccaccctggctTTACTCCAAGGACCTTTTCTGCTTGTTCGTTACATTCTCAAGATGAAGCACCCGATGGTTACAGCAGTGCTGGTAGTACTGGTGCAGGTTTCTCAGAGTTTCCCTGCCTTGTACCACCGAGGCTGGTGGAGGCTGTTAAGGGAAGGAGATAGTTGTGGAAAATGCGATTTGGCACTTTGCTCGGAGCCTAAAGACTGTCCAGCCGGCACTGTATTGGATCGTTGTGGCTGCTGTCCTGAATGTGGAAATGTGGAAGGTCAGATCTGCGACTTGGACCAGGGCAATCATTTTTACGGGCAATGTGGGGACAACCTCGAGTGCAGGTTGGATGCTGAGGAAGCAAGGTTTGGGGAAGTCCCTGAACCCCAGTGTGTGTGCAAATCTCAAGAGAGCATCTGTGGATCTGAAGGGAAAACCTACGAGAACATCTGTCAATTCAACAAGGCTTATGCTACGAAAAGGAATATCAGCATGAAACATAAAGGACCATGTGAATCAGGTAATATGTACAGAGGCACttccaaactgaaaaaagatccGATTCTTATTTTCAGATGTGTTACTAGATACTCTAGTCTATTAAACTAATACTGCATTTTTGTTATGATTGTTTTTTCATAATActactttgttttaaacatggTTCAGCAGCTGGTACTTAATCTTGTATGTTATAAGCCTCTATATCAGACTAGTGGATTAAATCACATGGTGACTAATAAGCCATAGATCTACAGACTAGCTCTGCTCTGAATAAGCAGACTATGAGGTATTTTCTACAAAAATTGGGAATGGGTAAACATATAGGATTGTCTGGGAGGACTGGACAATTATTATCATATGACAACTGACCTGATATTAAAGTGGTGATAGCAAAGCAGATCtcattcatatatatatatgcacacacacgtacatgtatgtatatggATGTGTGTATCCACCTGTGTATATATGGTAAGCAGTGAAGTAGAGGCAATAGAAGAACATAGGGCTTAGTTAACAGgtcttttcttttcacaaaaaagTCCAAAATAATCCAATTTCGGAATCACCATAAAATCTAGCTAACCCATGAAATAGAAATCCAAATATTAGAACAAAATCAAACTGAAACAATTTCCCTAAAGACACTCAAACAGTTGTCTGCGATGATTATTAATGGAAGGATTCTTAGCTGGGTTGTACAGGGGAATCCTGCCTCCTGCTCATATGCTGTTCTCATTCTTCACATTATTACAAGTCTTTACTCTTCGGCACCTTTCACCTAAGTCACatgaatataaaatgaaaaagtgaacaggcttttgttttctgaatgagaattttttttttttaagttaatgaaatattttctcaaatGAAGTAAGTAGAAGAGGTCTCTGGACCACAAATGGGTCACAGTTCTGGGAATCTGAAATTGCATCTCTGGCAAAGGTCCATATATGAGAGTAACTTGGGTACATTCTATCCACTCCTCGCTAGCCATCTGTTGCCTCCAATTTAGACTGTATGCTGTGCTTTTATATTGAATGAACACTGGCTATTGAATACTTAAAAGGAAACGTGATGATCAGCTAATACCagacttctttcctctttctgtagTTGCAAGAGAAAGATCCATTAAAGAATCCCTTATTTGCCATTAGGGTATTAAGCTGGGAAATGAGGCTTGTCAGTAAAGAGACATTCAGAAAACTCAATGCATACTGGCTCATGGTATGATTGAAAGCCTGTTAGCCCTCGGGTAGGTGTTCTTATTTGGGATTAAAATAGCACTAGTTCTTGCGGCATAACCCCTTCAGGAAGATTTCAGTTAGAAGTGTCACTCTAGTAGCAAGTGATGTTAACTTCGCAGCAGAGGTAGCTGTTCAGGCATACAGGGTTAAAGCAATGGTCCGCTCTAAttaattaaacagaactggccacATACAAAAAGCTTTAATTTGGAAGTACTACCACTTTTAATTGCTGGTGTTGTCATCCACCATGTCATCCATGCTGAGGCACACAGCACCGCTCATCAAGCAGGAGGAATGAGCTCAGCTGCTCTGCATGCAGGCATTACCCCCAACACTTTCCCACTGCTTCCCTGGGTCCCCAGAAAGGTTGGTCGCTTTCTCTAGGAATGCAGAGAAATTTCCTAGGATCGCTCAGCTTACTGAATTGCACAGAAGCCTGGGGGAAAGTTCATAGCCATGTCAGTGCTGTGCAGAGTTTAGTTAAGAAAAATGGGGGCCTGTCTCCTTGGCTTTTGCAGAGGAAAGTGCCCAGCAGTTGTATGcgcccagctgcagcagagcactTGAGCccgaggtgggtgctgggctTGCCAAGGAGGGGGAGTACGAGTGCCCCTCTCCTCAGTCTCTCTGAGCCGCAGCTGACCATGCTGGCTTTGTAGATTGTGTTTTAGACCCTGGAAGGAGCCTGGGCCGTTCAGCAAGCAGCAGGGCACAGAGGTGCTGCCACGGGGTCACCATGCCTCAGTCCCCCGTAAGTCTACCAGTAACCCCCATCTTCGCCACGGCAGCTATCTGAAGCAGCACAGTGGGCATGTGAAAGTGCACCGTGATTTAGACTGGTTTTTCATGGCTGCAACTGACGACAAAAGGCAACAGGGAGTCTGGCTCTAAGAGTAGCAACCTCGCTGTGGCACTCACTTTCCGCTGGCTCCAATTTGCATGAGAAACAAACACTAAACACTCTGGGGTTTTGGTACCAAGCTATAAATATAACCTTCACTCGACTCAAAGtactttgttttgttatttctcCTTCAAGGCATCTGCTGTTTCCTATTGATGCCAAACGGATTAATTGTATACAGCAAccaatgaataaataaataacaataaactCCTTTCATCAGAAGAGCATAGCCTTTTATCTTTCTT from Buteo buteo chromosome 24, bButBut1.hap1.1, whole genome shotgun sequence encodes the following:
- the LOC142044388 gene encoding kazal-type serine protease inhibitor domain-containing protein 1-like gives rise to the protein MKHPMVTAVLVVLVQVSQSFPALYHRGWWRLLREGDSCGKCDLALCSEPKDCPAGTVLDRCGCCPECGNVEGQICDLDQGNHFYGQCGDNLECRLDAEEARFGEVPEPQCVCKSQESICGSEGKTYENICQFNKAYATKRNISMKHKGPCESAPVISMPPQDVQNFTGNDVIFGCEVSAYPMPHLEWKKKGNKMFLPGDDAHISVQARGGPQKYGVTGWLQIQGLKKSDEGVYICHTKNKHGATYASARLKVIDGSSPAFAFTAGSRSASYSIEYGDYYDDSDDEDEEEYESGDYEN